The proteins below are encoded in one region of Limnohabitans sp. 63ED37-2:
- a CDS encoding KdsC family phosphatase yields MQSLQALTPALHYPPELLLQAQGIRVAFFDIDGVLTDGGLYFSENGETLKRFNTLDGQGLKLLQKAGITPVVITGRDSAPLRLRLKALGITHARFGTEDKRPAAEAFLSELNLSWSQAAAIGDDWPDLPVMQRAAFACAPANAHAQAKALAHHTTAERGGEGAARAFCDLLLVAGGHYAALLAQVGVNDHPGASA; encoded by the coding sequence ATGCAATCCCTCCAAGCACTCACACCGGCCCTGCACTATCCGCCTGAATTGCTGCTGCAAGCGCAAGGCATTCGTGTGGCCTTTTTCGACATCGATGGCGTGCTGACCGATGGTGGACTGTATTTTTCAGAAAACGGCGAGACCCTCAAGCGCTTCAACACGCTCGATGGCCAAGGCCTGAAGCTGCTGCAAAAGGCGGGCATCACCCCCGTGGTCATCACGGGTCGCGATTCGGCACCGCTTCGCCTGCGCCTGAAGGCACTGGGCATCACCCACGCCCGCTTTGGCACCGAAGACAAGCGACCGGCGGCCGAAGCCTTTTTGAGCGAACTGAATCTGAGCTGGTCCCAAGCGGCCGCCATCGGTGATGACTGGCCCGATTTGCCCGTGATGCAACGCGCCGCATTTGCTTGTGCCCCGGCCAATGCCCATGCCCAGGCCAAAGCCTTGGCCCACCACACCACCGCCGAGCGCGGCGGCGAAGGGGCGGCCCGCGCCTTTTGTGACCTCCTGCTGGTGGCGGGCGGTCACTATGCAGCCTTGCTCGCGCAAGTGGGGGTGAACGATCACCCAGGCGCATCGGCATGA